The nucleotide sequence AGGATCCCCCGAATCTCGAATCAGCCATCACACGTAGTTTCTTTGAATTGAAAGATTGCTCTTCATTTTCATCGTGACGTCTCTTCAGCGATATTCCACTAAGGGCGCGATACAATTGAGCTCTCGTTGTAATGGTGTATGAATTGAGTTCTCTGCGAATTAAGGAGCTCTTTTGGCTGAGGACTGATATGACAAAGCCAGTAATGACCTCTTCGATCATTTCCACTTTCGGTATGCGCTCAATGAGGTACAAACGCATAGCTGCTTCAGAGGCGGCCTCTTGAGGTGCAATTTCGAATCTCATTACACTGTCGAAGTAGTCTTGCATCAACATGCTTTTTCCAAATTGAGCTAGTAGTAATTCCTTGATACGTGGCCATTGCATTTCTGAACTTTTCAATTTAGTCAGACAAGATGCGGCGCGTCCCTTCAATGCGTTTACCAGAGCAAGTAATAACTCGGTTCCGGAGAGATTTCGGCTAGTGACTATGATGTCAGTAATTCTGCACCAACCTTCTATATCGGCCTCAGCATCATCGGGATCAAATTTCACCAAAGGAGTCGAATTATGTTGCTGCGGTGGTGGCTGAATACTGTGGGTAGTTGCATCTAGCAGTCTTGTCAAAATTGATTCTATTCCGGTGAGCAAATCGTGGCAATGTTTGCAATGTATATTGATGTTTGACAGATCACGTGATAAGAGGCGGATGCGCCGacaaacataaaagaaatattgtacaatagtgtacgattgcgaatattttttttgttaacaattcgatgcaggtgtatcggacatctggatgtaagacataagaaaaattcaattgtaaataaataaatcacaaacaaaattcatactctgccaaaacaaacaaaacgttcaatagggaatgtaatagtaaatctgaatgacttttctttgtcttggattaggagaaaagttcatgaattgtaatacctgacggtagacatgtttgcttaaacactcaattttgatataagatttttaaattaacatggttatttttattactaacagtatctaaaacgggatatttaccatgttttttatttttatttggtggagctcgatatttcgacattatctacgaatgtcttgttcacgagactgacgtttgcgggtagatgttgacggcattagaagtgtccatatcggactacctcctttctcgtacgtttgctgcgtaaacactggttaccactaccactgtcactttcacccctactatttgttttatttacactcgaaactcgaaaaaaaaaaaaattaaattcacctgTGAAATGGAGAAGAACGGAAAAATGGCATTCCTTGATGTTGAAATTGGAGTACGTATGGACGGCTCTGTGAGCCATACTGTCTACAGGAAAACAACGCATACCGACCGATATCTTCATGCTAACTCACACCACCATCCTCGACACTTAAACGCTGTAGTAGCATCTTTGACCAATCGCGCATATGACCTTTGTGATGAAGACCACCTACAATCTGAGCTAGCACACGTTGAAAAGGTCCTACAGCGGAATGGATATAAAGTGGGAAACACAGCTACACGGGATCATAAGTTACTGCGACAGTACAGGGTTGAAAGACAACCAGCATTTATGCCATATCTTAAAGGAGTGACAGATAAGATAGCTAGAGTCCTGGGCAAATATGCGGTGAAGACTATCTTCACTCCTTTCAAGAAGATAGGGCAAATGTTGCGTTCACCTAAAGATAGCTTTCCCCTGGAAAAACCCGGAGTTTACAAAATCGACTGTAGTTGTGGTAAATCCTATATTGGACAGACGAAACGTACGGTATCTTGTCGTATCAACGAACATATCAAGgcggtaaaaaacaatgataccaagaaatcagccatcgcggaacatcttctggaagccggaccgaaccattggatcgagtttcataatgctcagatactcgcgacagaacgccattacataccccgactggtacgagaagccattgaaattactaaatatagtaatttcaatagggaagatgggtttcaactgtcaaaagtatggaatccagtgataaaattatgcaaacccttgaataataatataaaaaattcgcgaatcgatacggtgagtttcgtttgtaaaacacgggatcgagtttcgagtgtaaataaaacaaatagtagggggtattacgtttaagttaatattgtttgttttcgaccgacttcaaaaaggaagAGGTTAACAAttcatctgtatttttttttttttatacgtttgttacctcataacttttcactggattttgataatttttttttgtttgaaaggtagtgcttcccgtggggcccaatttaaatttaatcctcttacgatgatggtatccctatgaaaacgatataagtcttaaatgtgcattatgtatgtgcgcgataaataggtgaataactcaaaattgtgccaaccaattttaatgattctttttttattgtcatctgcataattattctgatttggttaggtttttgtttgttaaaacatatatggtttttttattacgttaaaatatcgaaataattaaataacctttataatactttttttttcaatacagatttcattatattatcgggtacttaattatttaccttatgtttgtttttattgattacaagatacgttttggtttaaatttaatacctacatttttttttatctttttcgtcactataatgcctagaaaaagaactaa is from Vanessa tameamea isolate UH-Manoa-2023 chromosome W, ilVanTame1 primary haplotype, whole genome shotgun sequence and encodes:
- the LOC135194592 gene encoding uncharacterized protein LOC135194592; protein product: MEKNGKMAFLDVEIGVRMDGSVSHTVYRKTTHTDRYLHANSHHHPRHLNAVVASLTNRAYDLCDEDHLQSELAHVEKVLQRNGYKVGNTATRDHKLLRQYRVERQPAFMPYLKGVTDKIARVLGKYAVKTIFTPFKKIGQMLRSPKDSFPLEKPGVYKIDCSCGKSYIGQTKRTVSCRINEHIKANSRTVANRERESSAERSQRLTAQNSRTVANRERESNAERSQRLAAQNSMEEWKYNQALNVPID